One window of Phoenix dactylifera cultivar Barhee BC4 chromosome 5, palm_55x_up_171113_PBpolish2nd_filt_p, whole genome shotgun sequence genomic DNA carries:
- the LOC103702789 gene encoding uncharacterized protein LOC103702789 isoform X1, whose translation MRRHARSENRKIVRKLGEPAREAEGAAEIGSRIFPFRAPPASMPSVGTRRSTRVFVLKAAAKAGGGGDGEPEARVLRSGKRLAVSEQAPGKKADGGNGDGVEWLRVLGGGGGTADLRWWKGGGKKVDLGAEDEWREPVAPESDAGGADESVSRRSFVDSPDGEKFGIVYSRKRRRPRSDDAVSSLSGIGDRGCEKDRKYGIVFVRKQRRKKPKVEPLVQEVSGETGKIDRKQEDFSRRTGRGEKEIRITESARHFAEKVGILEDDIWTGVSGSMVLAVLIDSSCSSSSHRFSRFLISVISGMKRARVRIWQFAAFLLSESIASAFSLNGVHFLPVRHCNNNVFFSTALPACGLFKTYGARQFIPLFSLNFSAIPFFFKSLHVSMVLGSQYLPRVLARYVMGLHASFPVNVRFEEYDSHITWDTVYSGTEIPVSVVPAVKRNESHSALEGPRPVGRSAVILHGSRLRKHQRKRSSSRHSRSRHPVLMNSHPGSLRSNPNNVGVFPESRILSLRDSFVEPVHVKTIEYCVSDFLSARDDSDAWTPLGSQEKHRKSSTKSPVELKSALVELKQKIDSAHCSANILVTISDRCWREEGADVMLEFSHSQDWCIAVKVRGMTRYLHKPQEVRPCVVNRFTHAYMWSGEDGWKLEFCDRWDWLVFKELHMECRERNSQNSQDVFIRAIPVPVVCEVDYEDSATASFVRPDGYIRVLDDEVGRALRSNVAIYDMDSGDEKWLEQLNTSSSDVDNSGISHISYETFEKIISVLEKDAYNNPNGIYDKERALDLCQDLGNRDMLAAVYVYWVEKRNQKRAALVRAFQYDIPTPRRAQFMQRPLFRKKRSFKRQRSQSGRGKPEFFLEAGGKEEASRRRVQEAENAADRAMESAIQLRIRAQMLMANAELAAYKSVMALKIADAMVVSESPDLASLVLD comes from the exons ATGAGACGGCATGCGAGATCTGAGAACCGGAAGATCGTACGGAAGCTCGGGGAGCCGGCGAGGGAGGCGGAGGGGGCAGCGGAGATTGGGTCGAGGATCTTCCCCTTCCGGGCGCCGCCGGCGTCGATGCCGTCGGTCGGGACGCGGCGGTCGACCAGGGTGTTCGTCCTCAAGGctgcggccaaggctggcggcgGTGGCGACGGGGAACCCGAGGCGAGGGTTCTCCGCTCCGGGAAGCGCCTCGCGGTGTCGGAGCAGGCTCCGGGAAAGAAGGCGGACGGTGGAAACGGCGACGGGGTCGAGTGGCTGCGGGTTCTCGGAGGCGGTGGCGGCACGGCGGATCTACGGTGGTGGAAGGGGGGAGGGAAGAAGGTGGATCTGGGGGCCGAGGATGAGTGGCGCGAGCCCGTGGCGCCGGAATCCGACGCCGGTGGGGCGGATGAATCTGTCAGTCGAAGGAGCTTTGTGGATTCTCCCGATGGGGAAAAGTTTGGGATAGTTTACAGCCGGAAGCGGCGGAGGCCCCGGTCAGACGATGCGGTGTCTTCGCTTTCTGGAATAGGGGACAGGGGCTGCGAGAAGGATCGGAAGTATGGAATCGTTTTTGTGCGGAAACAGCGCAGGAAAAAGCCCAAGGTGGAACCTTTAGTTCAGGAAGTCTCAGGAGAGACAGGGAAAATAGATAGGAAGCAAGAAGATTTCTCAAGACGAACAGGTAGAGGGGAGAAGGAAATTAGGATAACAGAGTCTGCAAGGCATTTTGCTGAAAAGGTGGGCATTTTAGAGGATGATATCTGGACTGGCGTGAGTGGTTCTATGGTGCTCGCCGTGCTCATAGATTCCTCCTGTAGCAGTAGTTCACATCGGTTTTCTCGTTTCCTTATCTCTGTAATTAGCGGGATGAAGAGGGCTAGAGTGAGAATCTGGCAATTTGCTGCTTTTCTTCTATCTGAATCGATAGCCAGTGCTTTCTCTCTAAATGGCGTCCATTTCTTACCAGTTCGGCACTGCAACAAT AATGTTTTCTTCAGCACTGCTTTACCTGCTTGTGGACTTTTCAAGACGTATGGTGCCAGACAGTTTATACCTTTGTTCTCGCTTAATTTCTCTGCCATTCCATTCTTCTTCAAGAGTTTGCATGTTAGTATGGTTCTTGGTTCTCAATACTTGCCGAGAGTTCTTGCAAGATACGTAATGGGTTTGCACGCAAGTTTTCCTGTGAATGTGCGATTTGAAGAATATGATTCTCATATTACTTGGGATACAGTTTATTCAGGAACCGAAATCCCAGTTTCTGTAGTTCCTGCTGTGAAGAGGAATGAATCACATAGTGCATTGGAAGGCCCTAGACCAGTTGGACGAAGTGCTGTAATTTTGCATGGTTCAAGGCTACGTAAACATCAGAGAAAGAGGAGCTCCTCTAGGCATTCCAGAAGTCGCCATCCTGTCCTAATGAATTCACATCCTGGTTCATTGCGATCTAATCCAAACAATGTTGGAGTTTTTCCAGAATCCAGAATACTTTCCCTAAGGGACTCCTTTGTGGAGCCTGTCCATGTGAAAACAATTGAATATTGTGTAAGTGATTTTTTAAGTGCTAGAGATGATAGTGATGCTTGGACTCCTCTTGGATCTCAGGAAAAGCACAGAAAGTCATCTACAAAGAGCCCCGTCGAGCTTAAGTCGGCTTTGGTTGAGTTGAAGCAAAAAATAGACTCAGCACATTGCAGTGCAAATATCTTGGTTACTATTTCTGATAGGTGCTGGAGGGAAGAAGGGGCTGATGTTATGTTGGAATTCTCACATTCTCAAGACTGGTGCATAGCAGTGAAGGTAAGGGGCATGACAAGGTACCTGCATAAACCTCAGGAGGTGAGGCCCTGTGTCGTCAACCGTTTTACTCATGCCTATATGTGGAGTGGAGAGGATGGTTGGAAGCTTGAGTTTTGTGACAGGTGGGATTGGCTTGTGTTTAAGGAATTGCATATGGAATGTCGTGAACGTAATTCACAGAACTCACAGGATGTCTTTATAAGGGCAATACCAGTGCCAGTGGTTTGTGAAGTTGATTATGAGGACAGTGCCACAGCTTCTTTTGTGCGCCCTGATGGTTACATTAGGGTGTTGGATGATGAAGTTGGGCGAGCTTTAAGAAGCAATGTTGCCATATATGATATGGACTCGGGGGATGAGAAGTGGCTCGAGCAGCTAAACACTAGCTCTTCTGATGTGGATAATAGTGGTATTAGTCACATttcatatgaaacttttgagaaAATAATATCTGTCTTGGAAAAGGATGCTTATAACAATCCCAATGGCATTTATGATAAAGAGAGGGCATTGGATCTTTGTCAAGATTTGGGAAACAGGGATATGCTGGCTGCTGTGTATGTTTATTGGGTAGAAAAGAGGAACCAGAAACGCGCAGCTCTGGTTAGGGCCTTTCAG TATGACATCCCAACCCCAAGGAGAGCACAATTTATGCAGAGACCATTGTTTCGGAAAAAAAGATCTTTTAAGAGGCAACGTAGCCAGTCTGGAAGAGGGAAGCCAGAATTCTTCTTGGAAG CTGGAGGTAAAGAGGAGGCTTCACGGAGGAGGGTCCAAGAAGCAGAGAATGCGGCTGATAGAGCTATGGAATCGGCCATCCAACTCCGTATTAGGGCTCAAATGCTGATGGCAAATGCTGAATTGGCTGCATACAAGTCTGTCATGGCTCTTAAGATTGCAGATGCCATGGTGGTATCCGAATCTCCAGATCTTGCTTCTTtagttcttgattga
- the LOC103702789 gene encoding uncharacterized protein LOC103702789 isoform X2 — MRRHARSENRKIVRKLGEPAREAEGAAEIGSRIFPFRAPPASMPSVGTRRSTRVFVLKAAAKAGGGGDGEPEARVLRSGKRLAVSEQAPGKKADGGNGDGVEWLRVLGGGGGTADLRWWKGGGKKVDLGAEDEWREPVAPESDAGGADESVSRRSFVDSPDGEKFGIVYSRKRRRPRSDDAVSSLSGIGDRGCEKDRKYGIVFVRKQRRKKPKVEPLVQEVSGETGKIDRKQEDFSRRTGRGEKEIRITESARHFAEKVGILEDDIWTGVSGSMVLAVLIDSSCSSSSHRFSRFLISVISGMKRARVRIWQFAAFLLSESIASAFSLNGVHFLPVRHCNNNVFFSTALPACGLFKTYGARQFIPLFSLNFSAIPFFFKSLHVSMVLGSQYLPRVLARYVMGLHASFPVNVRFEEYDSHITWDTVYSGTEIPVSVVPAVKRNESHSALEGPRPVGRSAVILHGSRLRKHQRKRSSSRHSRSRHPVLMNSHPGSLRSNPNNVGVFPESRILSLRDSFVEPVHVKTIEYCVSDFLSARDDSDAWTPLGSQEKHRKSSTKSPVELKSALVELKQKIDSAHCSANILVTISDRCWREEGADVMLEFSHSQDWCIAVKVRGMTRYLHKPQEVRPCVVNRFTHAYMWSGEDGWKLEFCDRWDWLVFKELHMECRERNSQNSQDVFIRAIPVPVVCEVDYEDSATASFVRPDGYIRVLDDEVGRALRSNVAIYDMDSGDEKWLEQLNTSSSDVDNSGISHISYETFEKIISVLEKDAYNNPNGIYDKERALDLCQDLGNRDMLAAVYVYWVEKRNQKRAALVRAFQVIYWRFVPFACGSLVHNFVLSRNCVLDTVTV, encoded by the exons ATGAGACGGCATGCGAGATCTGAGAACCGGAAGATCGTACGGAAGCTCGGGGAGCCGGCGAGGGAGGCGGAGGGGGCAGCGGAGATTGGGTCGAGGATCTTCCCCTTCCGGGCGCCGCCGGCGTCGATGCCGTCGGTCGGGACGCGGCGGTCGACCAGGGTGTTCGTCCTCAAGGctgcggccaaggctggcggcgGTGGCGACGGGGAACCCGAGGCGAGGGTTCTCCGCTCCGGGAAGCGCCTCGCGGTGTCGGAGCAGGCTCCGGGAAAGAAGGCGGACGGTGGAAACGGCGACGGGGTCGAGTGGCTGCGGGTTCTCGGAGGCGGTGGCGGCACGGCGGATCTACGGTGGTGGAAGGGGGGAGGGAAGAAGGTGGATCTGGGGGCCGAGGATGAGTGGCGCGAGCCCGTGGCGCCGGAATCCGACGCCGGTGGGGCGGATGAATCTGTCAGTCGAAGGAGCTTTGTGGATTCTCCCGATGGGGAAAAGTTTGGGATAGTTTACAGCCGGAAGCGGCGGAGGCCCCGGTCAGACGATGCGGTGTCTTCGCTTTCTGGAATAGGGGACAGGGGCTGCGAGAAGGATCGGAAGTATGGAATCGTTTTTGTGCGGAAACAGCGCAGGAAAAAGCCCAAGGTGGAACCTTTAGTTCAGGAAGTCTCAGGAGAGACAGGGAAAATAGATAGGAAGCAAGAAGATTTCTCAAGACGAACAGGTAGAGGGGAGAAGGAAATTAGGATAACAGAGTCTGCAAGGCATTTTGCTGAAAAGGTGGGCATTTTAGAGGATGATATCTGGACTGGCGTGAGTGGTTCTATGGTGCTCGCCGTGCTCATAGATTCCTCCTGTAGCAGTAGTTCACATCGGTTTTCTCGTTTCCTTATCTCTGTAATTAGCGGGATGAAGAGGGCTAGAGTGAGAATCTGGCAATTTGCTGCTTTTCTTCTATCTGAATCGATAGCCAGTGCTTTCTCTCTAAATGGCGTCCATTTCTTACCAGTTCGGCACTGCAACAAT AATGTTTTCTTCAGCACTGCTTTACCTGCTTGTGGACTTTTCAAGACGTATGGTGCCAGACAGTTTATACCTTTGTTCTCGCTTAATTTCTCTGCCATTCCATTCTTCTTCAAGAGTTTGCATGTTAGTATGGTTCTTGGTTCTCAATACTTGCCGAGAGTTCTTGCAAGATACGTAATGGGTTTGCACGCAAGTTTTCCTGTGAATGTGCGATTTGAAGAATATGATTCTCATATTACTTGGGATACAGTTTATTCAGGAACCGAAATCCCAGTTTCTGTAGTTCCTGCTGTGAAGAGGAATGAATCACATAGTGCATTGGAAGGCCCTAGACCAGTTGGACGAAGTGCTGTAATTTTGCATGGTTCAAGGCTACGTAAACATCAGAGAAAGAGGAGCTCCTCTAGGCATTCCAGAAGTCGCCATCCTGTCCTAATGAATTCACATCCTGGTTCATTGCGATCTAATCCAAACAATGTTGGAGTTTTTCCAGAATCCAGAATACTTTCCCTAAGGGACTCCTTTGTGGAGCCTGTCCATGTGAAAACAATTGAATATTGTGTAAGTGATTTTTTAAGTGCTAGAGATGATAGTGATGCTTGGACTCCTCTTGGATCTCAGGAAAAGCACAGAAAGTCATCTACAAAGAGCCCCGTCGAGCTTAAGTCGGCTTTGGTTGAGTTGAAGCAAAAAATAGACTCAGCACATTGCAGTGCAAATATCTTGGTTACTATTTCTGATAGGTGCTGGAGGGAAGAAGGGGCTGATGTTATGTTGGAATTCTCACATTCTCAAGACTGGTGCATAGCAGTGAAGGTAAGGGGCATGACAAGGTACCTGCATAAACCTCAGGAGGTGAGGCCCTGTGTCGTCAACCGTTTTACTCATGCCTATATGTGGAGTGGAGAGGATGGTTGGAAGCTTGAGTTTTGTGACAGGTGGGATTGGCTTGTGTTTAAGGAATTGCATATGGAATGTCGTGAACGTAATTCACAGAACTCACAGGATGTCTTTATAAGGGCAATACCAGTGCCAGTGGTTTGTGAAGTTGATTATGAGGACAGTGCCACAGCTTCTTTTGTGCGCCCTGATGGTTACATTAGGGTGTTGGATGATGAAGTTGGGCGAGCTTTAAGAAGCAATGTTGCCATATATGATATGGACTCGGGGGATGAGAAGTGGCTCGAGCAGCTAAACACTAGCTCTTCTGATGTGGATAATAGTGGTATTAGTCACATttcatatgaaacttttgagaaAATAATATCTGTCTTGGAAAAGGATGCTTATAACAATCCCAATGGCATTTATGATAAAGAGAGGGCATTGGATCTTTGTCAAGATTTGGGAAACAGGGATATGCTGGCTGCTGTGTATGTTTATTGGGTAGAAAAGAGGAACCAGAAACGCGCAGCTCTGGTTAGGGCCTTTCAG GTAATTTATTGGAGGTTTGTTCCTTTTGCATGTGGTAGTTTGGTACATAACTTTGTATTATCACGTAATTGTGTTCTTGATACTGTCACAGTATGA